In Colletotrichum higginsianum IMI 349063 chromosome 3, whole genome shotgun sequence, a genomic segment contains:
- a CDS encoding Calcium influx-promoting protein ehs1, which translates to MQLSPLQSRLAASLVASLLLILIYYMLSTPTFALAAEVTGAAHPILDHLQFDDSLERRSPLEPTYEPEFAAFDRSIIGRAPPGVTGLANNVKVNRNVPGNTTQNFVFEAIAIFASFFDGTDEAFVVEPREGINDSFSPELVPTEDEDLEDESRGLRRRQAQGRTVYISATTCIQPQRAANNTKEDPPQITMYISTSQDNQTPGPGQNSSLQKTVKFEEGAATFSVNATGDVFIGIGAPEKDGNKFTGDWNFDVAASTDEFFHSFDGNPSELLWVDSDSSAALLTTQNLTDSQNETQIQEIMQQTPPFVMFVENRDHPTTKGVRRSMCGLENYAQIAARKGGKFGNLASTVMTTRGPGNLPKQQFFFNGLNASALYTGILVHTGNSSALKKRQDGGSTGGGGRVFEATLFETKDGVCTAGPVHFVGMADLIPGENCKIITDLQFCNETEYAVPANSNKMNITQLAQFYDNYARDMYANFQKQLAQVACEAPAVQRYSLARNCSDCEIAYKKWLCSVTIPRCEDFTSPTSFSLVRNANQPFPNGTLLPNDLQNNYSARVNQHSRNPLIDEMIEPGPYREILPCAYLCYDLVQSCPASLGFNCPTPNDDIFNSSYAIQEDGLLTCNYPGAVHNPSASPLLSISWGLLSALALGTLSLVML; encoded by the coding sequence ATGCAGCTTAGCCCTTTGCAATCGCGACTGGCGGCCTCGCTGGTTGCCTCACTACTGCTGATTCTTATCTACTATATGCTGTCCACGCCCACGTTCGCCCTTGCAGCTGAAGTGACCGGTGCGGCGCACCCGATTCTGGACCACCTCCAATTCGATGATTCCCTCGAGCGAAGAAGCCCCCTCGAACCTACCTACGAGCCAGAATTTGCCGCCTTCGACCGCAGCATCATTGGAAGAGCCCCTCCCGGTGTAACGGGGCTCGCGAACAACGTCAAGGTCAATCGCAACGTACCGGGCAACACGACCCAGAACTTCGTCTTCGAGGCAATTGCAATCTTTGCCAGCTTCTTCGATGGCACAGATGAAGCATTCGTGGTGGAGCCTCGCGAGGGTATTAATGACTCTTTCTCGCCAGAGCTAGTACCCACggaggatgaagacctcgaggacgagagtCGCGGCCTGCGTCGCAGACAGGCTCAAGGCAGGACGGTTTATatctcggcgacgacatgTATACAGCCGCAGCGCGCGGCAAACAACACGAAGGAAGATCCTCCACAGATCACGATGTACATCTCGACGTCCCAGGACAATCAGACTCCGGGACCAGGGCAGAATTCGTCCCTGCAAAAGACTGTCAAGTTTGAGGAGGGTGCCGCTACGTTCAGTGTGAACGCGACGGGGGATGTGTTTATCGGAATAGGGGCGCCggagaaggacggcaacAAGTTTACAGGAGACTGGAACTTTGACGTCGCGGCGTCGACTGACGAGTTCTTCCACAGTTTCGATGGAAACCCCTCTGAACTTCTTTGGGTTGACAGTGACTCCAGCGCCGCTCTCTTGACCACACAGAATCTGACAGATTCCCAAAATGAGACGCAGATACAGGAGATCATGCAGCAGACCCCTCCGTTTGTCATGTTTGTCGAGAACCGGGATCACCCCACCACCAAAGGTGTGCGCCGTTCCATGTGCGGGCTTGAGAACTACGCGCAGATTGCGGCAAGGAAGGGCGGCAAGTTCGGTAACCTTGCAAGCACCGTCATGACTACAAGAGGTCCAGGCAACCTGCCGAAGCAGCAGTTCTTTTTCAACGGGCTCAATGCAAGTGCTCTCTATACGGGCATCCTCGTTCACACTGGCAACTCGTCGGCGTTGAAGAAGCGGCAAGACGGAGGTTCgactggcggcggcggccgagtcTTTGAGGCGACGCTGTTCGAGACCAAAGACGGTGTGTGCACAGCCGGGCCTGTACACTTTGTGGGCATGGCTGACTTGATACCAGGGGAGAACTGTAAGATCATCACCGACTTGCAATTCTGCAACGAAACAGAGTACGCCGTGCCGGCCAACTCGAACAAGATGAACATCACTCAGCTTGCGCAGTTCTACGACAACTACGCCAGGGACATGTATGCCAACTTCCAGAAGCAACTCGCCCAGGTGGCCTGCGAGGCCCCGGCAGTCCAGCGGTACTCGCTCGCTCGCAACTGCTCCGACTGCGAGATCGCGTACAAGAAGTGGCTGTGTTCGGTAACGATCCCTCGATGCGAAGACTTCACGAGCCCTACCAGCTTCTCTCTTGTCCGGAATGCCAACCAGCCGTTTCCCAATGGCACCCTTCTCCCGAACGATCTGCAGAACAACTACAGTGCCAGGGTTAATCAGCATTCGAGAAACCCCCTTATCGATGAGATGATCGAGCCGGGTCCGTACCGAGAGATTCTCCCTTGTGCCTACCTATGCTACGACTTGGTGCAGAGTTGCCCGGCATCATTGGGATTCAACTGTCCGACGCCGAATGACGACATTTTCAATTCGAGCTACGCCATTCAAGAGGACGGCCTTCTGACCTGCAACTACCCGGGCGCGGTCCACAACCCCTCGGCGTCTCCACTATTGTCAATTTCGTGGGGTTTGCTGTCGGCTCTTGCTCTCGGCACGCTCAGCTTGGTCATGCTCTGA